A genomic region of Trifolium pratense cultivar HEN17-A07 linkage group LG3, ARS_RC_1.1, whole genome shotgun sequence contains the following coding sequences:
- the LOC123913499 gene encoding protein ZINC INDUCED FACILITATOR-LIKE 1-like, with amino-acid sequence MMSGQEGHNKDIVLWKQKVVELCCNLQMEEMNDGEALLKKKYYENCPGCKVDKAKELKTDVSFRNLLNIWMVVLCSALPISSLLPYQYFMIRDFNIAEREEDINAYAGYVGSAFMLGRSLTSIPWGIVADRYGRKPVAIVGIISVIIFNTLFGLSTSFWMAVSTRFFLGSLNGLLGPMKAYCSEIFREEKQALGLSTFSAAWGMGLIIGPALGGYLAQPTKKYPHIFSKGSFWDKFPYFLPSVIISAFAVAVAIACIWLPETLHNHPLGDQSTKDVEALLGDQSTNDVEALETGSKRKDRDKIIQKDENLFRNWPLMSSIVVYCIFSLHDIAYQEVFSLWAVSPRRLGGLNFTTDNVGDVLAISGFSLIVYQLCIYPSLERAFGPVRFARVSGVLSIPLLQSYPFIAMLSGITQYLVINIASLLKNLLRVTIITGLFLIQNRAVEQHQRGAANGIAMTGMSIFKTIGPAGGGALLAWSQKRMHAFFLPGTHMVFFILNVAGGLGVLLMFTPFLTEKKKTPSKQLH; translated from the exons ATGATGTCAG GGCAAGAGGGTCATAACAAAGACATTGTTTTGTGGAAGCAAAAAGTTGTTGAGTTGTGTTGTAATTTGCAAATGGAAGAGATGAATGATGGAGAGGCattgttgaagaaaaaatacTATGAGAATTGTCCTGGTTGTAAGGTGGACAAAGCAAAAGAGCTCAAAACTGATGTTTCATTTCGAAATCTCTTGAATATATGGATGGTTGTTCTATGTAGCG CTTTGCCTATATCATCTCTCCTTCCTTACCAATATTTCATG ATAAGAGATTTCAATATTGCAGAAAGAGAAGAGGATATAAATGCTTATGCTGGTTATGTAG GATCTGCATTCATGCTTGGAAGATCTTTGACATCTATACCGTGGGGAATAGTAGCAGATCGTTATGGTAGAAAACCTGTTGCGATTGTAGGGATTATCTCAGT TATCATTTTCAACACACTATTTGGCCTTAGCACAAGTTTTTGGATGGCTGTGTCTACGCGATTTTTCCTTGGAAGTTTAAATGGTTTGCTTGGACCAATGAAG GCTTACTGTTCCGAAATTTTTCGAGAAGAAAAGCAAGCTCTTGGACTGTCAACT TTCAGTGCAGCATGGGGGATGGGTTTAATAATTGGACCAGCATTGGGAGGTTATTTGGCTCAG CCAACAAAGAAATATCCACATATATTTTCAAAGGGTTCCTTTTGGGATAA GTTTCCATATTTCTTGCCTTCGGTTATAATATCAGCTTTTGCGGTTGCGGTTGCAATTGCCTGCATCTGGCTTCCG GAAACGCTGCACAACCATCCTCTTGGCGATCAGTCCACTAAGGATGTTGAAGCTTTACTTGGCGATCAGTCCACTAATGATGTTGAAGCTTTAGAAACTGGAAGCAAAAGGAAAGACAGAGACAAGATAATCCAAAAAGATGAAAACCTCTTCCGAAACTGGCCTTTAATGTCATCTATAGTTGTATACTGCATTTTCTCACTTCATGATATTGCTTATCAAGAG GTCTTCTCATTATGGGCTGTTAGTCCTAGAAGGTTGGGCGGTTTGAACTTTACAACCGATAATGTTGGTGATGTTCTCGCAATATCAG GTTTTTCTCTTATTGTTTACCAGCTTTGCATATACCCATCATTGGAAAGAGCTTTTGGCCCTGTAAGATTTGCTCGCGTCTCCGGG GTTCTATCTATACCTCTTCTGCAAAGTTATCCCTTCATAGCAATGCTATCAGGCATCACACAGTACCTAGTGATTAATATTGCATCCCTTCTAAAGAATCTTCTAAGG GTGACTATAATCACTGGTTTATTTCTTATACAAAATAGAGCAGTG GAACAACATCAAAGAGGGGCAGCTAATGGTATTGCCATGACTGGTATGTCTATATTCAAAACAATTGGTCCAGCCGGTGGCGGTGCATT ATTAGCTTGGTCACAAAAACGGATGCATGCATTTTTCCTCCCAG GCACTCATATGGTTTTCTTTATCCTGAATGTTGCTGGAGGACTTGGAGTGCTATTGATGTTTACACCATTTTTGACTGAAAAGAAGAAAACGCCGTCTAAGCAGTTACACTAA
- the LOC123913500 gene encoding protein ZINC INDUCED FACILITATOR 1-like isoform X2, which produces MEDGNVGEALLKKQYYYENCPGCKVDKAKELKTDVSFRNLLNIWMVVLCSALPISSLFPYLYFMIRDFNIAKREEDISAYAGYVGSAFMLGRSLTSIPWGMVADRYGRKPVAIIGIISVIIFNSLFGLSTSFWMAVTSRFFLGSLNGLLGPMKAYCSEIFREEKQALGLSTFSAAWGMGLIIGPALGGYLAQPAVKYPHIFPKDSFWDKFPYFLPSILISAFAVVVAIACIWLPVFSLWAVSPRRLGGLNFTTDNVGDVLAISGFALIVYQLSLYPSLERVFGPIRFARISWVLSIPLLQSYPFIAMLSGITLFLVINIASLLKNLLSVTVVTGLFLMQNRAVEQHQRGEANGIAMTGMSIFKAIGPAGGGAVLAWSQKRMHASFLPGTHMVFFILNVAGGLGVILMFTPFLTEKKKTPSEQLH; this is translated from the exons atggaagATGGAAATGTTGGAGAGGCATTGTTGAAGAAACAATATTACTATGAGAATTGTCCTGGTTGTAAGGTGGACAAAGCAAAAGAGCTCAAAACTGATGTTTCATTTAGAAATCTCTTGAACATATGGATGGTTGTTTTATGCAGTG CTTTGCCGATATCATCTCTCTTTCCTTATCTATATTTCATG atAAGAGATTTCAATATTGCAAAAAGAGAGGAggatataagtgcttatgctggTTATGTAG GATCTGCATTCATGCTGGGGAGATCTTTGACATCTATACCGTGGGGAATGGTAGCAGATCGTTACGGTAGAAAACCTGTTGCAATTATAGGGATTATCTCAGT TATCATTTTCAACTCACTCTTTGGCCTTAGCACAAGTTTTTGGATGGCTGTTACTTCGCGATTTTTTCTCGGAAGTTTAAATGGTTTGCTTGGACCAATGAAG GCTTACTGTTCCGAAATTTTTCGAGAAGAAAAGCAAGCTCTTGGTCTCTCAACT TTCAGTGCAGCATGGGGGATGGGTTTAATAATTGGACCAGCATTGGGAGGTTATTTGGCTCAG CCAGCAGTGAAATATCCACATATATTTCCAAAGGATTCCTTTTGGGATAA GTTTCCATATTTCTTGCCTTCCATTTTAATATCAGCTTTTGCGGTTGTGGTCGCAATTGCCTGCATCTGGCTTCCG GTTTTCTCATTATGGGCTGTTAGTCCTAGAAGGTTGGGTGGTTTAAACTTTACAACTGATAATGTTGGTGATGTTCTCGCAATATCAG GTTTTGCTCTTATTGTTTACCAGCTTTCCCTATACCCGTCATTGGAAAGAGTTTTCGGACCTATAAGATTTGCTCGCATCTCCTGG GTGTTATCCATACCTCTTTTGCAAAGTTACCCCTTCATAGCAATGCTGTCAGGAATCACACTGTTCCTAGTGATTAATATTGCTTCACTTCTGAAGAATCTTCTAAGT GTGACCGTAGTTACTGGTTTATTTCTTATGCAAAATAGAGCAGTG GAACAACATCAAAGAGGAGAAGCTAATGGTATTGCTATGACTGGTATGTCTATATTCAAAGCAATTGGTCCAGCTGGTGGTGGTGCAGT ACTAGCTTGGTCACAAAAACGGATGCATGCATCTTTCCTCCCAG GCACTCATATGGTTTTCTTTATCCTGAATGTTGCTGGAGGACTTGGAGTGATATTGATGTTTACGCCATTTTTGactgaaaagaagaaaacaccCTCTGAGCAGTTACACTAA
- the LOC123913500 gene encoding protein ZINC INDUCED FACILITATOR-LIKE 1-like isoform X1, producing the protein MEDGNVGEALLKKQYYYENCPGCKVDKAKELKTDVSFRNLLNIWMVVLCSALPISSLFPYLYFMIRDFNIAKREEDISAYAGYVGSAFMLGRSLTSIPWGMVADRYGRKPVAIIGIISVIIFNSLFGLSTSFWMAVTSRFFLGSLNGLLGPMKAYCSEIFREEKQALGLSTFSAAWGMGLIIGPALGGYLAQPAVKYPHIFPKDSFWDKFPYFLPSILISAFAVVVAIACIWLPETLHNHPLGDPPTNDVEAVESGSKKKDKDMIIQKDENLFLNWPLMSSIVVYCIFSLYDIAYQEVFSLWAVSPRRLGGLNFTTDNVGDVLAISGFALIVYQLSLYPSLERVFGPIRFARISWVLSIPLLQSYPFIAMLSGITLFLVINIASLLKNLLSVTVVTGLFLMQNRAVEQHQRGEANGIAMTGMSIFKAIGPAGGGAVLAWSQKRMHASFLPGTHMVFFILNVAGGLGVILMFTPFLTEKKKTPSEQLH; encoded by the exons atggaagATGGAAATGTTGGAGAGGCATTGTTGAAGAAACAATATTACTATGAGAATTGTCCTGGTTGTAAGGTGGACAAAGCAAAAGAGCTCAAAACTGATGTTTCATTTAGAAATCTCTTGAACATATGGATGGTTGTTTTATGCAGTG CTTTGCCGATATCATCTCTCTTTCCTTATCTATATTTCATG atAAGAGATTTCAATATTGCAAAAAGAGAGGAggatataagtgcttatgctggTTATGTAG GATCTGCATTCATGCTGGGGAGATCTTTGACATCTATACCGTGGGGAATGGTAGCAGATCGTTACGGTAGAAAACCTGTTGCAATTATAGGGATTATCTCAGT TATCATTTTCAACTCACTCTTTGGCCTTAGCACAAGTTTTTGGATGGCTGTTACTTCGCGATTTTTTCTCGGAAGTTTAAATGGTTTGCTTGGACCAATGAAG GCTTACTGTTCCGAAATTTTTCGAGAAGAAAAGCAAGCTCTTGGTCTCTCAACT TTCAGTGCAGCATGGGGGATGGGTTTAATAATTGGACCAGCATTGGGAGGTTATTTGGCTCAG CCAGCAGTGAAATATCCACATATATTTCCAAAGGATTCCTTTTGGGATAA GTTTCCATATTTCTTGCCTTCCATTTTAATATCAGCTTTTGCGGTTGTGGTCGCAATTGCCTGCATCTGGCTTCCG GAAACACTACACAACCACCCTCTTGGCGATCCGCCCACTAATGATGTTGAAGCTGTAGAAAGTGGAAGCAAAAAGAAAGACAAAGATATGATAATTCAAAAAGATGAAAATCTCTTCCTAAACTGGCCTTTAATGTCATCTATAGTTGTGTACTGCATTTTCTCACTTTATGATATTGCTTATCAAGAG GTTTTCTCATTATGGGCTGTTAGTCCTAGAAGGTTGGGTGGTTTAAACTTTACAACTGATAATGTTGGTGATGTTCTCGCAATATCAG GTTTTGCTCTTATTGTTTACCAGCTTTCCCTATACCCGTCATTGGAAAGAGTTTTCGGACCTATAAGATTTGCTCGCATCTCCTGG GTGTTATCCATACCTCTTTTGCAAAGTTACCCCTTCATAGCAATGCTGTCAGGAATCACACTGTTCCTAGTGATTAATATTGCTTCACTTCTGAAGAATCTTCTAAGT GTGACCGTAGTTACTGGTTTATTTCTTATGCAAAATAGAGCAGTG GAACAACATCAAAGAGGAGAAGCTAATGGTATTGCTATGACTGGTATGTCTATATTCAAAGCAATTGGTCCAGCTGGTGGTGGTGCAGT ACTAGCTTGGTCACAAAAACGGATGCATGCATCTTTCCTCCCAG GCACTCATATGGTTTTCTTTATCCTGAATGTTGCTGGAGGACTTGGAGTGATATTGATGTTTACGCCATTTTTGactgaaaagaagaaaacaccCTCTGAGCAGTTACACTAA
- the LOC123913501 gene encoding protein ZINC INDUCED FACILITATOR-LIKE 1-like, with product MENENVGEALLKKKYYENCPGCKVDKAKELKTDVSFRNLLNIWMVVLCSALPISSLFPYLYFMIRDFNIAKREEDISAYAGYVGSAFMLGRSFTSIPWGMVADRYGRKPVAIIGIISVIIFNTLFGLSTSFWMAVTTRFFLGSLNGLLGPMKAYCSEIFREEKQALGLSTFSAAWGMGLIIGPALGGYLAQPTVKYPHIFPKNSFWDTFPYFLPSILISAFAVVVAISCIWLPETLHNHPLGDQSTNDVEALETGSKTKDKDKIIQKDENLFLNWPLMSSIVVYCIFSLHDIAYQEVFSLWAVSPRRLGGLNFTTDNVGDVLAISGFALIVYQLCLYPSLERAFGPVRLARLSGVLSIPLLQSYPFIATLSGITLFLVINIASLLKNLLCVTIDTGLFLLQNRAVEQYQRGAANGIAMTGMSIFKAIGPAGGGAVLAWSQKRMHASFLPGTHMVFFILNVAGGLGVILMFTPFLAEKKKTPSEQLH from the exons ATGGAAAATGAAAATGTTGGAGAGGCattgttgaagaaaaaatacTATGAGAATTGTCCTGGTTGTAAGGTGGACAAAGCAAAAGAGCTCAAAACTGATGTTTCATTTCGAAATCTCTTGAACATATGGATGGTTGTTTTATGCAGTG CTTTGCCTATATCATCTCTATTTCCTTACCTATATTTCATG ataaGAGATTTCAATATTGCAAAAAGAGAGGAggatataagtgcttatgctggTTATGTAG GATCTGCATTCATGCTTGGAAGATCTTTCACATCTATACCGTGGGGAATGGTAGCTGATCGTTACGGTAGAAAACCTGTTGCAATTATAGGGATTATCTCGGT TATCATTTTCAACACACTCTTTGGCCTTAGTACAAGTTTTTGGATGGCTGTTACTACCCGATTTTTTCTCGGAAGTTTAAATGGTTTGCTTGGACCAATGAAG GCTTACTGTTCCGAAATTTTTCGAGAAGAAAAGCAAGCTCTTGGACTCTCAACT TTCAGTGCAGCATGGGGGATGGGCTTAATAATTGGACCAGCATTGGGAGGTTATTTGGCTCAG CCAACAGTGAAATATCCACATATATTTCCAAAGAATTCCTTTTGGGATAC GTTTCCATATTTTTTGCCTTCCATTTTAATATCAGCTTTTGCTGTTGTGGTTGCAATTTCCTGCATCTGGCTTCCG GAAACACTACACAACCACCCTCTTGGTGATCAGTCCACTAATGATGTTGAAGCTTTAGAAACTGGAAGCAAAACGAAAGACAAAGACAAGATAATTCAAAAAGATGAAAATCTCTTCCTAAACTGGCCTTTAATGTCATCTATAGTTGTATACTGCATTTTCTCACTTCATGATATTGCTTATCAAGAG GTTTTCTCTTTATGGGCTGTTAGTCCTAGAAGGTTGGGTGGTTTGAACTTTACAACTGATAATGTTGGTGATGTTCTCGCAATATCAG GTTTTGCCCTTATTGTTTACCAGCTTTGCCTATACCCATCATTGGAAAGAGCTTTCGGACCTGTAAGATTGGCTCGCCTCTCCGGG GTGTTATCCATACCTCTTTTGCAAAGTTACCCCTTCATAGCAACGCTGTCAGGAATCACACTGTTTCTAGTGATTAATATTGCTTCGCTTCTGAAGAATCTTCTATGT GTGACCATAGACACTGGTTTATTTCTTCTGCAAAATAGGGCggtg GAACAATATCAAAGAGGGGCGGCTAATGGTATTGCTATGACTGGTATGTCTATATTCAAAGCAATTGGGCCAGCTGGTGGTGGTGCAGT ATTAGCTTGGTCACAAAAACGGATGCATGCATCTTTCCTCCCAG GCACTCATATGGTTTTCTTTATCCTGAATGTTGCTGGAGGACTCGGAGTGATATTGATGTTTACGCCATTTCTGgctgaaaagaagaaaacaccCTCTGAGCAGTTACACTAA
- the LOC123913502 gene encoding protein ZINC INDUCED FACILITATOR-LIKE 1-like, translated as MKKHLSEEVNPMNRSQYLKGVNLHSCVWKIPYVSLYSSTCNFFYQKCKIIILIDSTLVVSFLHIKGFGVEAQHYREIWVETKGGVVLYIIMENFGEPLLHYHENCPGCKVDQAKELKQDVTFRNVFSIWIVVLCSSLPIASLFPYLYFMVKDFNIAKTEEDISYYAGYVGSAYMLGRALTSIFWGMIADRYGRKPVVIIGIISVVIFNTLFGLCTSFWMAVMMRFFLGGLNGLLGPMKAYSSEIFREEYQALGQSTVAAAWGVGLVFGPALGGYFAQPVQKYPNIFRKDSFWDKFPYFLPCFIVSAMALAVAISCIWLPETFHNHKVSTENIEALENGTNETDKNKLIKKNESLLKNWPLMSSIIVYCVFAIHDIAFSEIFSLWTVSPRRMGGLNFRTNDVGNVLAVSGMAIIMFQLGLYQSVQKICGPIVLARIAAVLSIPILQSFPFMTMFSGFTLYISIYSASILKNLFIEIISTGLFILQNKAVDQHQRGVANGICITAMSACKVIGPAAGGAILTWSQKRMDASFLPGPHLVFFVLNVIEGLALLLTFKPFLTERKTPSEQLH; from the exons ATGAAAAAACATTTATCGGAAGAAGTTAATCCCATGAATAGATCTCAGTATCTTAAGGGGGTTAATCTTCATAGTTGTGTCTGGAAGATACCTTATGTTTCTTTGTATTCCTcaacttgtaattttttttaccagaagtgcaaaattataattttaattgacaGCACATTAGTAGTTTCTTTCTTGCATATAAAAGGATTTGGAGTGGAAGCACAACACTACAGAGAAATTTGGGTGGAAACAAAAGGTGGAGTTGTGTTATATATAATCATGGAAAATTTTGGAGAGCCATTGTTACATTATCATGAGAATTGTCCTGGTTGTAAGGTGGATCAAGCCAAAGAATTGAAACAGGATGTTACATTTAGAAATGTTTTCAGTATATGGATTGTTGTGTTATGTAGCT CTCTTCCAATAGCATCTCTTTTTCCTTACCTTTATTTCATG GTAAAGGATTTTAATATTGCTAAAACAGAAGAAGACATCAGTTACTATGCTGGTTATGTAG GATCTGCATACATGCTTGGTAGAGCTTTAACATCCATATTTTGGGGAATGATAGCCGATAGATATGGTCGAAAACCTGTTGTGATTATAGGAATTATTTCTGT TGTAATTTTCAACACACTATTTGGCCTTTGTACAAGTTTTTGGATGGCTGTTATGATGAGATTTTTTCTTGGAGGTTTAAATGGCTTGCTTGGACCAATGAAG GCTTATTCTTCAGAAATATTTAGAGAAGAATACCAAGCTTTAGGCCAATCAACT GTAGCAGCTGCTTGGGGAGTAGGTTTGGTCTTTGGACCTGCATTGGGAGGTTATTTTGCTCAG CCAGTACAGAAATATCCAAATATATTTCGAAAGGATTCCTTTTGGGACAA ATTTCCATACTTCTTGCCATGCTTCATTGTATCAGCTATGGCATTAGCAGTAGCAATTTCCTGCATTTGGCTTCCA GAGACATTTCATAACCACAAAGTGTCCACAGAAAACATTGAAGCTTTAGAAAATGGAACTAATGAAACTGATAAAAACAAGTTgatcaaaaaaaatgaaagccTTCTCAAAAATTGGCCCTTAATGTCATCTATCATTGTTTATTGTGTTTTCGCGATTCATGACATTGCCTTTTCAGAG ATTTTCTCATTATGGACTGTTAGTCCTCGAAGGATGGGCGGTTTGAACTTCAGAACTAATGATGTTGGTAATGTTCTTGCAGTATCAG GTATGGCTATTATAATGTTCCAGCTTGGCTTATATCAATCAGTGCAAAAAATTTGTGGACCTATTGTCCTTGCTCGAATCGCAGCG GTGTTATCTATACCAATCTTGCAAAGCTTCCCCTTCATGACAATGTTTTCAGGCTTCACATTGTACATATCGATATATAGTGCTTCGATTCTAAAGAATCTTTTCATT GAGATAATTTCTACTGGTTTATTCATTCTGCAAAATAAAGCAGTG GATCAACATCAAAGAGGTGTAGCAAATGGAATTTGCATAACTGCTATGTCAGCATGCAAAGTAATTGGCCCTGCAGCAGGTGGTGCAAT ATTAACTTGGTCACAAAAGCGGATGGATGCTTCTTTCCTCCCAG GCCCTCATCTGGtgttctttgtgcttaatgtTATTGAAGGACTTGCATTGTTGTTGACATTCAAACCATTCTTGACTGAAAGAAAAACTCCCTCAGAGCAGTTGCACTGA